From Desulfovibrio oxyclinae DSM 11498, the proteins below share one genomic window:
- the prmC gene encoding peptide chain release factor N(5)-glutamine methyltransferase: MTVTTLHDIIGESASILEEKGVDSPLLSAQVLACHALSLDRVGLITNRRRELSADELGTIRELVRRRATGEPTAYILGQREFFGLDFAVCPGILIPRPETEHIVEKVQELFGPCDRFRFADLGTGSGILAVTVAHLFQQAEGMALDLSPVAVACATQNAKRHGVDARLDIRPGDMCEPFAEPGSLDLVLSNPPYVTEAEYDQLDQEVAGFEPRTALVSGQDGLDHLRQLLPHAAAALRDGGHLLVEIGWRQGQAAQKITSEYGRDFGSVEILKDLSGHDRIIFATRTVCKKTTHQL; this comes from the coding sequence ATGACCGTGACCACGCTTCACGACATTATCGGGGAATCCGCGTCCATCCTAGAGGAGAAGGGCGTGGATTCCCCGCTTCTTTCCGCGCAGGTGCTTGCTTGTCATGCGCTTTCGCTCGATAGGGTGGGGCTTATCACCAATCGCCGACGGGAGCTGTCGGCGGACGAACTCGGGACCATCCGGGAACTCGTGCGCCGAAGGGCTACGGGTGAGCCGACTGCATACATCCTCGGTCAGCGCGAATTTTTCGGGCTCGATTTTGCCGTTTGTCCGGGGATTCTCATTCCGCGTCCTGAAACCGAGCACATCGTGGAAAAGGTTCAGGAACTCTTCGGGCCCTGCGACAGGTTCCGCTTTGCGGATCTCGGAACGGGATCCGGTATTCTGGCTGTGACGGTCGCGCACCTCTTTCAGCAAGCTGAAGGTATGGCGCTGGACCTGAGCCCTGTGGCCGTAGCTTGCGCTACCCAAAATGCCAAGCGCCATGGCGTTGACGCCAGATTGGATATCCGTCCGGGAGACATGTGTGAGCCGTTTGCCGAGCCGGGCAGTCTCGATCTCGTCCTCAGCAATCCGCCATATGTTACCGAGGCTGAATATGACCAGCTGGATCAGGAGGTTGCAGGTTTTGAGCCGCGAACTGCTCTTGTCAGTGGGCAGGATGGCCTTGACCACCTTCGTCAATTGCTGCCCCACGCCGCGGCGGCGCTTCGTGATGGCGGCCATCTTCTTGTCGAGATCGGCTGGAGGCAGGGTCAGGCAGCCCAAAAAATAACCTCCGAATACGGCCGGGATTTCGGGTCTGTAGAAATACTCAAAGACCTTTCAGGGCATGACCGTATCATTTTTGCCACTCGAACGGTTTGCAAAAAAACAACACATCAGCTCTGA
- the prfA gene encoding peptide chain release factor 1 produces MFRKLDEIEETFIDLEKELSQPEIFNDQERYRNATKSHADLGEIVRVYREYKQLSQDLEDNRELARDEDADIREMAKLEIAEIEPKLPELEEQLKLLMLPKDPLDDKNIILEIRAGTGGDEAALFAADLFRMYSRFAEENGWKVEVMSESESGAGGLKEVIANISGDKVYSKLKYESGTHRVQRVPATESQGRIHTSACTVAILPEAEEVDVNIRNEDLRIDVFRASGPGGQSVNTTDSAVRITHVPTGLVVSCQDEKSQLKNKVKAMKVLRSRLLQAEQEKAHAEEAAARKSQVGSGDRSERIRTYNFPQGRVTDHRINLTLYKLDQVMEGDINELIDSLIAHYQSEALQQQAEQ; encoded by the coding sequence ATGTTCAGAAAACTCGACGAAATTGAAGAGACTTTCATCGATCTTGAAAAGGAACTTTCCCAGCCCGAGATTTTCAACGATCAGGAGCGTTACCGCAACGCAACCAAGAGCCATGCGGATCTGGGCGAGATAGTCAGGGTCTATCGCGAATACAAGCAGCTTTCGCAGGATCTTGAGGATAACCGTGAGCTTGCCCGTGATGAGGATGCCGACATCCGCGAGATGGCCAAGCTTGAGATCGCCGAGATCGAGCCGAAGCTGCCCGAACTGGAAGAACAGCTCAAGCTGCTTATGCTCCCCAAGGATCCGCTCGACGACAAGAACATCATTCTTGAAATCCGTGCCGGCACCGGCGGCGACGAGGCCGCTTTGTTTGCGGCCGACCTGTTCCGTATGTACTCCCGCTTCGCAGAAGAGAACGGCTGGAAGGTCGAGGTCATGAGCGAGAGCGAATCAGGAGCGGGCGGGCTTAAGGAAGTCATTGCCAACATCTCGGGCGATAAGGTTTACAGCAAGCTCAAGTACGAGTCCGGCACCCACCGGGTACAGCGCGTTCCGGCCACCGAGTCGCAGGGGCGTATCCACACTTCCGCCTGTACCGTGGCGATTCTTCCCGAAGCGGAAGAGGTCGACGTGAATATTCGTAACGAAGACCTGCGTATCGACGTGTTCCGCGCTTCCGGCCCGGGCGGACAGTCGGTCAACACCACTGACTCCGCAGTGCGCATCACCCACGTACCCACCGGGCTGGTCGTGTCCTGTCAGGATGAAAAGTCGCAGCTCAAGAACAAGGTCAAGGCCATGAAGGTCCTTCGCTCGCGTCTGCTTCAGGCCGAGCAGGAAAAGGCCCACGCCGAAGAGGCTGCGGCGCGCAAGAGTCAGGTCGGATCCGGTGACCGCTCGGAGCGTATCCGCACCTACAACTTCCCGCAGGGCCGCGTCACCGACCACCGAATCAACCTGACCCTCTACAAGCTGGATCAGGTCATGGAAGGTGACATTAATGAACTGATCGATTCACTCATTGCGCATTACCAGAGCGAGGCGCTCCAGCAGCAGGCCGAGCAGTAA
- a CDS encoding DUF1385 domain-containing protein, translating to MPLSLKNILLAAANTVGGQAVIEGVMMRSKNRLAIAVRLPNGEIEVHERPWFSLTNHPLLKKPFVRGFPVLLETLVNGIKALNWSATQAVDEEEGELTGWHLAMSMIVAIAAALGLFVVLPHFFSVGMEWLGYGGDVDSLSFHAWDGLFKMLIFMGYIWAISFIPDIKRVFQYHGAEHKVIWSYEAGASLLPDSARINSRLHPRCGTAFMLFVLSVSIVLYSVLVPLLMMIYAPETFIFKHLYIVGVKLLLMIPISAMAYELIKFASKRESSIACKMLCWPGLALQVLTTREPDDQQIEVAIAALKCAVNMEE from the coding sequence ATGCCGTTGAGTCTCAAAAATATCTTGTTGGCGGCCGCCAACACCGTGGGCGGACAGGCCGTTATCGAGGGCGTGATGATGCGCTCCAAGAATCGGCTCGCCATAGCCGTTCGTCTCCCGAACGGTGAAATAGAAGTTCACGAGCGCCCCTGGTTCTCGCTGACCAATCATCCCCTTCTGAAAAAACCTTTCGTACGCGGTTTTCCCGTTCTTCTGGAAACGCTGGTCAACGGCATCAAGGCCCTGAACTGGTCCGCCACGCAGGCTGTGGACGAAGAAGAGGGCGAGCTGACCGGCTGGCATCTGGCCATGAGCATGATTGTGGCCATCGCCGCCGCACTCGGCCTGTTCGTGGTGCTGCCGCATTTCTTTTCCGTGGGCATGGAATGGCTGGGATACGGCGGTGACGTCGATTCCCTGAGCTTCCACGCATGGGACGGCCTTTTCAAGATGCTTATTTTCATGGGCTACATATGGGCAATCTCGTTCATCCCGGATATCAAGCGCGTTTTCCAGTACCACGGCGCCGAGCACAAGGTGATATGGTCCTATGAGGCCGGCGCCTCGCTCCTTCCGGACAGCGCGCGCATCAACAGCAGGCTGCATCCTCGTTGCGGCACGGCCTTCATGCTCTTTGTGCTCTCGGTCAGCATCGTGCTTTATTCGGTGCTGGTGCCGCTGCTCATGATGATCTATGCGCCGGAAACATTTATCTTCAAGCATCTTTACATCGTCGGGGTCAAACTGCTGCTGATGATTCCCATCAGTGCCATGGCCTACGAGTTGATCAAATTCGCTTCCAAGCGCGAAAGCAGTATCGCCTGCAAGATGCTTTGCTGGCCCGGGCTGGCCCTTCAGGTGCTCACCACACGCGAACCGGACGACCAGCAGATTGAGGTTGCCATTGCGGCCCTCAAGTGCGCGGTCAATATGGAGGAATAA
- the rpmE gene encoding 50S ribosomal protein L31, which yields MKKDIHPKTFEATIRCHCGYESKASSTKGEHIDVEICANCHPFYTGKQRLIDTAGRIDRFRKKYANFKGTGKTEQ from the coding sequence ATGAAAAAAGATATCCATCCCAAGACGTTTGAGGCCACCATCCGTTGCCACTGCGGCTACGAAAGCAAGGCTTCTTCCACCAAGGGCGAGCATATCGACGTCGAAATCTGTGCCAACTGCCACCCGTTCTACACCGGTAAGCAGCGCCTGATCGACACCGCCGGCCGCATCGACCGTTTCCGCAAGAAGTACGCAAACTTCAAGGGAACCGGAAAGACCGAACAGTAG
- the cytX gene encoding putative hydroxymethylpyrimidine transporter CytX — translation MNTGKLTFANLFFLWFGAAVSVAEIFTGGYLANLGFAGGMTANVLGHLVGTVILVLGGIIGYREKLPSIMSMRISFGKQGSYLLSGINILQLLGWTAVMILLGGDAVNELCRSLWGIDNQMLMSALIGLFIGFWVFIGIQGFKWLNMVAVALLLGLTVVMSWVIFTQPAPAQPVEPTGTFGMGFELAIIMPLSWFPLIADYTSMAKNSRAAWLAPFLGYFTGSTWMYSIGLGGAIFSGTADPTQMMLAAKLGMVALMVIGLSTVTTTFMDVFSAAVSTLNVLPRLNRRWTSVVFAALGTGLAMFFPITQYEWFLYLLGSVFAPLMAILLSDYYLLKHDARSNIADVRAILSLALGIAFYYWVKRHDMVVGHTLTTIGFTLIVHNAMRVLTEKRRRVAATRG, via the coding sequence GTGAACACTGGCAAACTGACCTTTGCTAATCTGTTTTTTCTGTGGTTCGGCGCAGCGGTTTCCGTGGCCGAAATCTTTACCGGCGGCTATCTGGCCAATCTGGGATTTGCGGGCGGAATGACCGCAAACGTGCTCGGACATCTGGTTGGCACGGTCATCCTCGTTCTTGGCGGCATCATCGGCTACCGGGAAAAGCTTCCGTCCATCATGTCCATGCGGATTTCCTTCGGCAAGCAGGGGTCGTATCTGCTTTCAGGGATCAATATCCTTCAGTTGCTCGGCTGGACCGCAGTGATGATTCTGCTCGGCGGGGATGCGGTGAACGAGCTCTGCCGCTCACTCTGGGGCATCGACAACCAGATGCTCATGTCTGCGCTGATCGGGCTATTCATCGGATTCTGGGTGTTCATCGGCATTCAGGGCTTCAAATGGTTGAACATGGTCGCCGTGGCATTGCTGCTTGGTCTGACGGTGGTCATGAGCTGGGTCATCTTCACTCAGCCTGCGCCTGCTCAGCCCGTGGAACCCACCGGTACCTTCGGCATGGGATTCGAGCTGGCCATCATCATGCCGCTCTCCTGGTTCCCGCTCATTGCGGATTACACCAGCATGGCAAAGAACTCCCGTGCCGCCTGGCTTGCACCGTTCCTCGGTTATTTCACCGGCTCCACGTGGATGTACAGCATCGGCCTCGGCGGGGCGATTTTTTCCGGAACGGCCGACCCCACCCAGATGATGCTGGCCGCCAAGCTCGGCATGGTGGCGCTCATGGTCATCGGTCTTTCCACGGTGACGACAACCTTCATGGATGTCTTTTCTGCCGCGGTATCCACTCTCAACGTTCTGCCCCGGCTGAATCGTCGCTGGACGTCTGTAGTGTTCGCCGCATTGGGAACGGGGCTGGCCATGTTCTTTCCCATTACCCAGTATGAATGGTTTCTTTATCTGCTCGGATCGGTCTTCGCGCCGCTCATGGCGATCCTGCTGAGCGACTACTACCTGCTCAAACATGACGCGAGGTCGAATATTGCCGACGTCAGGGCCATACTTTCGCTTGCACTCGGCATCGCCTTCTATTATTGGGTGAAGCGGCACGACATGGTCGTGGGGCATACGCTGACTACTATCGGCTTCACGCTCATCGTTCACAACGCGATGCGGGTACTGACCGAAAAGCGCCGGCGTGTTGCGGCAACACGGGGATAA